One window from the genome of Nicotiana sylvestris chromosome 9, ASM39365v2, whole genome shotgun sequence encodes:
- the LOC138878229 gene encoding uncharacterized protein produces the protein MEGVNMMVNKRRHRRQQSQGNPDQYEQGSSGYNQDDGYDEQSKKVQKFIDIMKSLSINVPLVEALEQISGYAKFMKDLVPKKRSMNCETIKMIHQVSAIVHSMAPKLEDPDAFTIPCTIGSANFAKALCDLGSSINLMPYYMFKTLGIGQSRPTSMRLQMADRTMKRPLGIIDDVLVRVDKFILPIDFVILNCKVVYEVMIILGRPFLNTGKALVDVKVEELTFRVIVEDTNAVINVEDPLEAVLLNHDVTEDEGLVEYVNALKGMGSYTYEPQKLSLDLENRKTPPTKPSIEEPPILELKPLPSYIKYEFLGPCSTFPVILSSCLTNV, from the exons atggaaggGGTAAATATGATGGTCAACAAGAGGAGGCATAGACGTCAACAAAGTCAAGGAAATCCGGATCAATATGAGCAAGGTAGTAGTGGTTACAaccaagatgatgggtatgatgagcaAAGTAAAAAGGTTCA GAAATTTATTGATATAATGAAGAGCTTGTCGATAAATGTACCTTTGGTAGAGGCTCTAGAACAAATATCAGGAtatgccaagtttatgaaagacttggtacCAAAGAAGAGATCCATGAATTGTGAAACAATCAAGATGATACACCAAGTGAGTGCCATTGTACATTCCATGGCCCCAAAGCTAGAAGACCCCGATGCTTTTACAATCCCGTGCACTATTGGTAGTGCCAATTTTGCCAAAGCTTTGTGCGATTTAGGGTCAAGCATTAACTTGATGCCATATTATATGTTTAAGACATTGGGGATTGGGCAATCAAGGCCTACATCCATGAGGTTACAGATGGCAGATAGGACAATGAAGAGGCCATTGGGGATTATAGATGATGTGCTTGTGCGAGTCGACAAGTTCATACTTCCCatagattttgtgattctaaactGCAAGGTTGTCTATGAGGTGAtgatcatattggggagacctttcctaaaTACAGGGAAGGCTTTGGTTGATGTGAAAGTAGAggagctcaccttccgg GTGATTGTTGAAGACACCAATGCTGTGATAaatgtggaggaccctttggAAGCTGTGTTGTTGAACCATGATGTGACTGAGGATGAAGGCTTGGTGGAATATGTCAATGCTTTGAAAGGAATGGGTTCTTACACATATGAACCCCAGAAACTTTCCTTGGACCTTGAGaacagaaagactccaccaacaaagccctcaatcgaggaacctcccatattggagttgaagcctttgccttcaTACATCAAGTATGAATTCCTGGGCCCTTGTTCAACTTttcctgttattctttcttcgtgCTTAACTAACGTGTAG